A single window of Syngnathus acus chromosome 23, fSynAcu1.2, whole genome shotgun sequence DNA harbors:
- the LOC119117395 gene encoding nuclear transcription factor Y subunit beta-like encodes MDGDGATTDASQLGMAGEYIPSAHYVLQQDEDPDENMNDHDDGGIKENYREQDIYLPIANVARIMKNAVPQTGKIAKDAKECVQECVSEFISFITSEASERCHQEKRKTINGEDILFAMSTLGFDMYVEPLKLYLQKFREAMKGEKGMPGVSVGESLGEELTDESFTNPLPAGIITADGQQQNVMVYTTSYQQIPTVQQIQFS; translated from the exons ATGGATGGAGACGGTGCCACGACCGATGCCTCTCAGCTGGGCATGGCTGGGGAGTACATCCCATCCGCTCACTATGTGCTGCAGCAAGATG aggACCCAGATGAAAATATGAACGACCACGACGACGGTGGCATAAAGGAGAATTACAGGGAGCAGGACATTTATCTTCCCATCGCCAACGTGGCTCGAATAATGAAAAACGCCGTCCCGCAAACTGGAAAG ATTGCGAAGGACGCCAAGGAGTGCGTGCAGGAGTGCGTGAGCGAGTTCATCAGCTTCATCACGAGCGAGGCGAGCGAGCGCTGCCACCAGGAGAAGCGCAAGACCATTAACGGCGAGGACATCCTGTTCGCCATGTCCACGCTGGGCTTCGACATGTACGTGGAGCCACTCAAGCTCTACTTGCAGAAGTTCCGAGAG GCAATGAAAGGGGAGAAAGGCATGCCTGGTGTGTCTGTGGGCGAAAGCCTAGGGGAGGAGCTCACGGACGAGAGCTTCA CAAACCCTCTCCCAGCAGGAATTATAACAGCGGATGGTCAGCAGCAGAACGTCATGGTGTACACCACCTCATATCAACAG ATTCCCACCGTACAGCAGATACAGTTTTCATGA